One window of the Cryptomeria japonica chromosome 7, Sugi_1.0, whole genome shotgun sequence genome contains the following:
- the LOC131856946 gene encoding RING-H2 finger protein ATL5-like: MTVVLYCGWKKVEEDVAVARAVNVAVTAAATEMAVAAASTSALRSTWMQSVDVEMEIFDYSVSKDEVVDDCIICLSNYEEDEQSALLLPLCRHKFYVACIQRWLECYGRCPIGGMTPIPSQLVSQTSTDVVHIYVAVS, from the coding sequence ATGACTGTCGTGCTCTACTGCGGATGGAAGAAGGTGGAGGAAGACGTGGCGGTCGCAAGGGCAGTCAATGTGGCTGTCACAGCGGCTGCCACTGAGATGGCAGTGGCAGCGGCTTCCACGTCAGCTTTAAGGTCGACGTGGATGCAGAGTGTTGACGTGGAGATGGAGATATTCGATTACAGTGTCTCAAAAGATGAGGTGGTAGACGATTGCATTATTTGTTTGTCAAATTATGAAGAAGACGAGCAGTCAGCATTATTATTGCCACTGTGTCGACATAAATTCTACGTGGCGTGCATTCAAAGGTGGCTGGAGTGCTATGGCAGATGCCCCATCGGCGGCATGACTCCAATTCCCTCGCAACTTGTTTCACAAACAAGCACAGATGTAGTGCATATCTATGTTGCAGTGTCTTAG